The genomic stretch CACCTGGGGACCTCCGGTATAATTCAGTTCATACGGGATGCCTACTTTCTTGAGCTTCTCTTCCAGACCCACCCCAAAGTTGGCGGAGTGCGGCGGGTCTTTGGCCTCCTTGCCCATGGCAGGCACGGAGTCATAAAACAGATACACGGGCGGGTCATCCGAGGTCGCCAGGGCATAGGGCGAAAACTTTTCAATCCACGGCATCAGCGACTCGCGCTTGTCCACAAACTCCTGGTAGCTGGCCAGCAGAAAAGCGTGATGACCATAATCATTGTTAGGAATCCAGTCGCGCATCTGCTGCGGGTCCAGGGATGTTTGTGGGACAAAGCCCAGTGCGCAGGTCAGCCGGGTAGATTCACGGGCCACAGGGTCCGCACTTTTGGCATCGGCCATGTCCGGGTGAAAGGCCAGCCAGAGAGTATTGAATCCGCCCGCAGAACCGCCGCAGCCGCCGATGCGAGTTTTGTCGATCTTCCACTCCGCCGCTTTGCTGCGTACGAATTGCAACGCGCGGGCCGAATCATCCAGACAAGCTTTCACCGGCGGCACACTTTTGTCCGCACTCACATCCGGGATCAGCCGGTAGTTGATGGATACCACCGAGATCCCGGATTCAAGACACTTCGCCAGAAAGTCAGGATTCGCCTTGTCCCCATTCATCCAGCCCCCCCCGTGGATGAAAAACAGCAGCGGCACGGGCTTGTCAGAGGCCGCCTGGTAAAAATCCAGCACCTGCTTTTCATGCTTCCCATAGGCCACATTGGCCAGAGTCGGCTGCGGCACAGCGGCAGTCTGGGCCTGGCCCGCCAGCGTGGCGACGGCCAAAGTAACAGTAAAGATCAAAGAAGAAAGGCGGCTCATAAAACGAAAGGGAAAGATCCAGAGGGGACCCAAAGCAATATGAGACGAACCCTCTCCACCGCAAAGACGAATACGCCCCTCGGCTTCAACACCGCCTGCTCGTCACGCGGAGCATCACAGCCGCGGTGCAGACCTACTTCGCAGGCCCCCGAAGGCTGGCCACATCTCCATAATACTTCCAGGCCGTGCCGTCCTGTCTGGCCAGGAGGACCATGGGAGCTTTACGCAACACGCCGTCCAGCACACATTCCATCTCCACCTTCACCTGCTGCAGATGTCCCTCTGGGGCGCTGGAGACCACTTTGAATTGTGCCTCCTTCATGGCTGCGCGTAGCCGGACCGGACTGTTAAAGTGCATCCAGCGGATCATTCTCGTCACCATTTCATCCGGAGCCAGCTTTTCCAGCTCGGTCTCGCTGGCCAGGCCAAAGGCGTCTAGCACTTCCTGGTTTTGAGGCGAACCCATCACTCCCTGCATTTTTTGCAGCAGGATGTTTCGCATCGTCATTTTAAACTCAGAATGCGTCACCTGTACAAAGGTTTGTCCGTCACCTTGGTTCATGGCCCGGATGCCCTGGATCACCACCGTTTCCCACGGCTCTTCAGCCGCAAGGGCCCCGATAGAAAAACAGAGGAACAAAACATATGCCTGTAAGGTTTTTGCATGGGACTTCATCCCAGCCTCATAAGTCACGGGTTCAGCCTTGTCCACGCTTTGAGGTGGCACGGAACTTGCCTTAGCAGACATGCGCCAAACTTCTTGACCACCCCTCCTGAAACGGGCTTACTGGATTCATTGAAAACAGGCTGTCCGTTGTCTGTTTGATTATCGCCACGGCTGTCCACGGCCAGCCTCCCCCCTTTCTTCGATTTTCCAGCATGAATCTCCCCCCCGCTCGGTCTCAGATCCTCTGGCTTTGCTTCGCCATCAGCCTGTTCCTAGGCTCCCTGGCCCAGGCTTTCGATACGGTGGTCCTGGATGCCGGACATGGTGACCATGACCGCGGTGCTGCCATCGGTTACGTTTATGAGAAGCATCTCGCCCTGGATACCGCCCGGCGCGTGGAGCAGCTCCTGCGCAAAGAAGGCATCAAGGTCATCATGACCCGCAGCCGCGATGTGTTCATACCTCTGCAAGACCGCTCCGCCGCAGGCAACCGCTACGGCAATGCTATCTTTGTCAGCGTGCACTACAACTACAACCGCGGCGGCAGCGGCAGCGGTGTCGAGACCTTCTACCACTTTTCCCGGGGCTACACCCTGGCTGCCTACATCCAGGCCTACCTCGTACAGCGCACCCGCATGACCAATCGCGGGGTCAAGCACGCCAGCTTCCACGTCATCCGCAAAACAGAGCGCAACCCCGCAGTTCTAGTGGAGTGCGGATTCGTCAGCAACCCCACAGAGCGCGCCCGCATGATGACAGGTGAATTCCGCGCCCGCATCGCCGAAGGCATCGCCCAGGGCATCGTGGCTTACAAACGGGCCAAATAACCCACACGACCATGCTGGTGACGTGCCGCCAGATGCAAGAGACGGAGGAGCGCGCCTTTGCCAATGGTGTGCAGGCTGCCGACCTCATGGAGACTGCGGGCATTGGCATCGCCCAGGTCATCCGCCAGTTTTTCCCCACACCCGGCACGCTCATCCTTTACCTGGGCAGTGGCAACAATGCCGGGGATGCCCTGGTGGCTGGACGCGAACTCCAAAAACTAGGGTGGACATTGCTGGCCCGTCTGAGCGGCGAGCCAGAAAAGATGAAGCCTCTGCCGCAGGCTCACTGGTTCAGCCTCTCAGGAGTGTCGTGTCTTCATCAAGCCCCCATCATAAGTCAGACCGCCCCCATCGTGCTTTTGGACGGTCTGCTGGGCATCGGCAGCCAAGGTCCCATGCGGCCCAATCTGGCCGCACTCGCACAGGAGATGAACCAACTCCGAATCAGCCACCGGGCCGTCACCATCGCCATGGACATCCCTTCAGGCCTTGATGGTGATACAGGCCAGCCCCACCCAGACTGCGTGGTGGCAGACATCACCGCCACCGTAGCATTCTGCAAAACAGGCCTGGTCGCCGACGAAGCCACCCATCACGTGGGACGGCTCGCCCTTGTTCCCCTGCCCTCACTTACCGCTTTGGCTCCTGGCGATGACACCCTGGGATACTTATTGACCCCAGAGTATTTGCGTCCTCATCTCCCCCGCAGAAACTTTGATTTCCACAAAGGCCAAGC from Prosthecobacter algae encodes the following:
- a CDS encoding alpha/beta hydrolase, with the translated sequence MSRLSSLIFTVTLAVATLAGQAQTAAVPQPTLANVAYGKHEKQVLDFYQAASDKPVPLLFFIHGGGWMNGDKANPDFLAKCLESGISVVSINYRLIPDVSADKSVPPVKACLDDSARALQFVRSKAAEWKIDKTRIGGCGGSAGGFNTLWLAFHPDMADAKSADPVARESTRLTCALGFVPQTSLDPQQMRDWIPNNDYGHHAFLLASYQEFVDKRESLMPWIEKFSPYALATSDDPPVYLFYDSVPAMGKEAKDPPHSANFGVGLEEKLKKVGIPYELNYTGGPQVKHPDIFGFLLEHLK
- a CDS encoding N-acetylmuramoyl-L-alanine amidase; protein product: MNLPPARSQILWLCFAISLFLGSLAQAFDTVVLDAGHGDHDRGAAIGYVYEKHLALDTARRVEQLLRKEGIKVIMTRSRDVFIPLQDRSAAGNRYGNAIFVSVHYNYNRGGSGSGVETFYHFSRGYTLAAYIQAYLVQRTRMTNRGVKHASFHVIRKTERNPAVLVECGFVSNPTERARMMTGEFRARIAEGIAQGIVAYKRAK